A single Chiloscyllium punctatum isolate Juve2018m chromosome 26, sChiPun1.3, whole genome shotgun sequence DNA region contains:
- the LOC140496206 gene encoding small ribosomal subunit protein uS12-like produces MACKQYKKAHLGTALKVNPFSGASHAKGLVLAKVSVEAKHSNSAIKKCVQLQLTKNGKKIMAFVPDDNCLNFIVQNKAVLVAGIARMGHGVSDISDVTFQLVKVTNVISPGLRKCKKRPRS; encoded by the coding sequence ATGGCATGTAAGCAATACAAAAAAGCCCACTTAGGAACTGCCCTGAAGGTCAACCCATTCAGTGGTGCCTCCCATGCCAAAGGACTAGTGTTGGCAAAAGTTAGTGTTGAGGCTAAGCACTCCAATTCTGCCATCAAAAAGTGTGTTCAACTCCAACTTACTAAGAATGGCAAGAAAATCATGGCTTTTGTTCCTGATGACAACTGCTTGAATTTCATTGTACAAAATAAGGCAGTTCTGGTCGCTGGTATTGCTCGTATGGGCCATGGTGTCAGTGATATTTCTGATGTCACTTTCCAGCTAGTGAAAGTAACCAATGTTATCTCTCCTGGCCTACGAAAATGCAAGAAGAGACCAAGATCTTAA